One genomic window of Devosia salina includes the following:
- the ccoN gene encoding cytochrome-c oxidase, cbb3-type subunit I has translation MNKGWIIGLGGGTLLAALLSGLAVDAPFRLHMGILTLVLGLATLVALRLPERVPDPAGEASYMDGPVRIGSLLTVFWGIVGFLVGVVVATQLAFPDLNFGPFLTFSRLRPLHTSAVVFAFGGTALLTTSFYVVQRTCRARLFGGDLAWFVFWGYQLFIVMAATGYLLGITQSREYAEPEWYVDIWLTIVWVAYLILFLGTLLKRREPHIYVANWFYLAFIVTVAMLHVVNNLAVPVSFFGSRSYSLFSGVQDALTQWWYGHNAVGFFLTAGFLGMMYYYMPKQAERPVYSYRLSIIHFWSLIFLYIWAGPHHLHYTALPDWAQTLGMVFSVMLWMPSWGGMINGLMTLRGAWDKLRTDPIIRMMVIAVAFYGMSTFEGPVMSIKSVNGLSHYTDWTIGHVHSGALGWVGMISFGAVYFMVPRLWGRERLYSLRMVNWHFWLATLGIVVYAAAMWVAGIMQGLMWREYDSQGFLVYSFAETVAAMHPYYLMRVGGGLLYLAGGLVMAFNIWMTVVGKVRSERPMPVSASLQPAA, from the coding sequence GTGAACAAGGGATGGATAATCGGCCTTGGCGGCGGAACTCTGTTGGCGGCCCTGCTTTCGGGGCTGGCTGTGGACGCGCCGTTCCGCCTGCATATGGGCATCTTGACCCTGGTGCTGGGCCTGGCGACGCTGGTGGCTTTGCGGCTGCCCGAACGCGTGCCTGATCCGGCGGGCGAGGCCAGCTACATGGATGGTCCGGTGCGGATCGGTTCGCTGCTGACCGTGTTCTGGGGTATTGTCGGCTTCCTGGTCGGCGTTGTGGTGGCCACGCAACTGGCCTTCCCCGACCTCAATTTCGGCCCGTTCCTCACCTTCAGCCGCCTGCGCCCCCTGCACACTTCCGCCGTGGTCTTTGCCTTTGGCGGCACGGCGCTGTTGACCACCAGCTTCTATGTGGTCCAGCGCACCTGCCGGGCACGGCTGTTCGGCGGGGACCTCGCCTGGTTCGTGTTCTGGGGCTATCAGCTGTTCATCGTCATGGCCGCCACCGGCTATCTGCTGGGCATCACCCAGAGCCGCGAATATGCCGAGCCCGAATGGTATGTCGATATCTGGCTCACCATTGTCTGGGTGGCCTATCTCATCCTGTTCCTGGGGACGCTCCTCAAGCGCAGGGAGCCGCATATCTATGTGGCGAACTGGTTCTACCTCGCCTTCATCGTCACCGTGGCCATGCTGCACGTGGTCAACAATCTGGCCGTGCCGGTCTCCTTCTTCGGCTCGCGCAGCTATTCGCTGTTCTCGGGCGTGCAGGATGCCCTGACCCAGTGGTGGTATGGCCACAATGCGGTGGGCTTCTTCCTCACCGCCGGCTTTCTGGGGATGATGTACTACTACATGCCCAAGCAGGCCGAGCGCCCGGTCTATTCCTACCGGCTCTCGATCATCCACTTCTGGTCGCTGATCTTCCTCTATATCTGGGCCGGCCCGCACCACCTGCACTACACCGCCCTGCCCGACTGGGCGCAAACCCTGGGCATGGTGTTCTCGGTGATGCTGTGGATGCCCAGCTGGGGCGGCATGATCAATGGCCTGATGACCCTGCGCGGTGCGTGGGACAAGCTCCGGACCGATCCGATCATCCGCATGATGGTGATTGCCGTCGCCTTCTACGGCATGTCCACCTTCGAAGGCCCGGTCATGTCGATCAAGTCGGTCAACGGCCTCAGCCACTATACCGACTGGACCATCGGCCACGTGCATTCCGGTGCCCTTGGGTGGGTCGGCATGATCTCGTTCGGCGCCGTCTATTTCATGGTGCCCCGCCTGTGGGGCCGGGAACGCCTCTATTCGCTACGCATGGTCAACTGGCACTTCTGGCTCGCCACCCTCGGTATCGTGGTCTACGCCGCCGCCATGTGGGTCGCCGGCATCATGCAGGGCCTGATGTGGCGCGAATACGATAGCCAGGGCTTCCTGGTCTATTCCTTCGCCGAAACCGTGGCGGCCATGCACCCCTACTATCTGATGCGCGTGGGCGGCGGCCTGCTCTACCTCGCCGGTGGACTGGTCATGGCCTTCAACATCTGGATGACCGTCGTCGGCAAGGTCCGCAGCGAGCGTCCCATGCCGGTCTCGGCCAGCCTGCAGCCCGCCGCGTAA
- the ccoO gene encoding cytochrome-c oxidase, cbb3-type subunit II has protein sequence MSILAKHGIIERNASLLLVGSLVVVAIGGIVEIAPLFYFQNTIEKVDGMRPYSPLELAGRDIYIREGCYTCHSQMIRPFRDEVERYGHYSLAAESMYDHPFQWGSKRTGPDLARVGGRYSNDWQVQHLTDPRSVVPESVMPSYAFLSLATLDYGTITGKLQANATVGVPYDQAMIDAATRDLIAQATPDADTSELLTRYPKAVVGDFDGNPDKITEMDALVAYLQMLGTLVEFDSYDAEANFR, from the coding sequence ATGTCCATTCTTGCCAAGCACGGCATCATCGAACGCAACGCGTCCCTGCTGCTCGTCGGCTCGCTCGTTGTGGTCGCAATCGGCGGCATCGTTGAGATCGCCCCCCTGTTCTACTTCCAGAACACCATCGAGAAGGTGGACGGCATGCGGCCCTATTCGCCGCTCGAGCTGGCCGGGCGCGACATCTACATCCGCGAGGGCTGCTACACCTGCCACAGCCAGATGATCCGGCCATTCCGCGACGAGGTGGAGCGCTACGGCCATTACTCGCTGGCGGCCGAGTCGATGTACGACCATCCCTTCCAATGGGGATCCAAGCGCACCGGGCCGGACCTGGCGCGCGTCGGCGGGCGGTATTCAAACGACTGGCAGGTGCAACACCTGACCGATCCGCGCTCGGTGGTCCCAGAGTCGGTGATGCCCAGCTATGCCTTCCTCTCGTTGGCCACCCTCGACTACGGCACCATCACCGGCAAGCTGCAGGCCAATGCCACCGTCGGCGTGCCCTATGACCAGGCGATGATCGATGCCGCAACGCGCGACCTGATCGCCCAGGCGACCCCGGACGCCGACACATCCGAGCTGCTGACCCGCTATCCCAAGGCCGTGGTCGGGGACTTCGACGGCAACCCGGACAAGATCACCGAAATGGATGCCCTTGTCGCCTATCTGCAGATGCTCGGAACGCTGGTCGAATTCGACAGCTACGACGCCGAAGCCAATTTCCGCTAG
- a CDS encoding cbb3-type cytochrome c oxidase subunit 3 — translation MDYDAMRHFADSWGLLYMFGIFLFVGLFLLRPGARHRAVDAAQIPLRDAAKETGND, via the coding sequence ATGGATTACGACGCAATGCGCCATTTCGCCGACTCGTGGGGGCTCCTCTACATGTTCGGCATATTCCTCTTCGTCGGCCTCTTCCTGTTGCGTCCCGGCGCGCGCCATCGCGCCGTTGACGCAGCCCAGATTCCCCTGCGCGACGCCGCCAAGGAGACCGGCAATGACTGA
- the ccoP gene encoding cytochrome-c oxidase, cbb3-type subunit III, giving the protein MTDRQTEKEVDALTGTETTGHEWDGIKELNTPMPRWWLWTFYGTIVFAVVYTVLFPAWPLISSATGGVLGYSSRADLHQNLADVQTANQAVIERIATLPLQDILADTELTRFASAAGASAFKVNCSQCHGTGAAGASGYPNLNDDSWIWGGTIDDIHYTISHGVRSATDPDTRFNLMPNFGVDGMLDRAQIKDMVAYVAGLSGIEADPASPDAHQTFLDNCAGCHGEDARGMAELGAPDLTDAIWLYEGSVASIEAQLTQARHGMMPAWSEKLDDVTIKELAIYVHGLGGGQ; this is encoded by the coding sequence ATGACTGACAGGCAGACCGAAAAGGAAGTCGATGCTCTCACCGGCACGGAAACGACCGGCCATGAATGGGACGGCATCAAGGAACTCAATACGCCCATGCCGCGCTGGTGGCTCTGGACCTTCTACGGCACCATCGTGTTCGCAGTGGTCTACACCGTGCTCTTTCCGGCCTGGCCGCTGATCTCCAGCGCGACGGGGGGTGTTCTGGGCTATTCCAGCCGTGCCGACCTGCACCAGAACCTGGCGGACGTGCAGACCGCCAATCAGGCCGTGATCGAGCGCATCGCCACCTTGCCGCTCCAGGACATACTCGCCGATACGGAGCTGACCCGCTTCGCCAGCGCGGCGGGTGCCTCGGCCTTCAAGGTCAACTGCTCGCAATGCCACGGCACCGGGGCGGCCGGCGCCTCGGGTTACCCCAACCTCAACGACGATTCCTGGATCTGGGGCGGCACGATCGACGACATTCACTACACCATTTCCCATGGCGTGCGCTCCGCGACCGATCCGGACACACGGTTCAACCTGATGCCCAATTTCGGGGTGGACGGCATGCTGGATCGCGCCCAGATCAAGGACATGGTCGCCTATGTCGCAGGCCTGTCCGGCATCGAGGCCGATCCCGCGAGCCCCGACGCACACCAGACCTTTCTCGACAATTGCGCTGGCTGCCATGGCGAGGATGCCAGGGGCATGGCCGAATTGGGAGCTCCCGACCTGACCGACGCCATCTGGCTCTATGAAGGTTCGGTGGCCTCCATCGAGGCGCAGCTCACCCAGGCGCGTCACGGCATGATGCCTGCCTGGTCCGAAAAGCTCGATGACGTCACCATCAAGGAACTCGCCATCTATGTGCATGGCCTGGGCGGCGGGCAGTAG
- the ccoG gene encoding cytochrome c oxidase accessory protein CcoG, translating into MTTKTTDAVPPRIDVEAVNSARTRQPLYAARRKIFPKRAQGTFRRLKWIVMAITLTIYYVTPWLRWDRGEYAPDQAVLLDLANRRFYFFFLEIWPQEFYYVAGLLVMAGVGLFLVTSTVGRAWCGYACPQTVWVDLFLVVERAIEGDRNARIKLENAPWTASKLAKRVSKHGIWLLIGVLTGGAWVFYFADAPTLLVDIVTLKAPLVAYATIATLTATTYTFGGLMREQVCTYMCPWPRIQAAMLDEHSLTVTYNDWRGEPRGKHAKKAAANGQAVGDCVDCNACVAVCPMGIDIRDGQQLECITCALCIDACDDVMTRLGRDRGLISYTTLNDYDTNMKLATGPRGIDPSRVRRPEGGWVDALRHTNWRSVVRLRTLVYFGVWGLIGLAMLVALSMRSELGLNVLHDRNPLYVLLSDGSIQNGYDVKILNMTNAPRAVTFTIEGLPGATITSPNMADEATTALSLQVEPDLVLPLRIYVRAPAGDLAARTDFLMTARASVGEAIATQQVRFEAPETVK; encoded by the coding sequence ATGACGACCAAGACGACCGACGCGGTGCCGCCACGCATAGATGTCGAGGCGGTGAATTCCGCCAGGACCCGTCAGCCGCTCTATGCGGCACGCCGCAAGATCTTCCCCAAGCGCGCTCAGGGCACCTTCCGGCGACTCAAATGGATCGTCATGGCGATCACCCTGACCATCTATTACGTCACCCCCTGGCTGCGTTGGGACCGGGGCGAATACGCGCCCGACCAGGCGGTCTTGCTCGACCTGGCCAACCGCCGGTTCTACTTCTTCTTTCTCGAAATCTGGCCGCAGGAATTCTACTATGTGGCTGGCCTGCTGGTCATGGCCGGCGTGGGGCTGTTCCTCGTCACCTCGACGGTCGGACGTGCCTGGTGCGGCTATGCCTGCCCCCAGACCGTCTGGGTCGATCTCTTCCTCGTCGTCGAACGCGCCATCGAAGGCGACCGCAATGCGCGCATCAAGCTCGAAAACGCGCCCTGGACGGCAAGCAAGCTGGCAAAGCGGGTAAGCAAGCACGGCATCTGGCTGCTGATCGGCGTGCTGACGGGCGGAGCCTGGGTGTTCTACTTCGCCGATGCGCCGACCCTGCTGGTCGATATCGTGACGCTGAAGGCGCCGCTGGTTGCCTATGCCACCATCGCCACGCTCACGGCCACCACCTACACCTTTGGCGGGCTCATGCGCGAACAGGTCTGCACCTATATGTGTCCCTGGCCGCGCATCCAGGCGGCGATGCTGGATGAGCATTCCCTGACCGTCACCTATAATGACTGGCGTGGCGAACCGCGCGGCAAGCACGCCAAGAAGGCGGCCGCCAATGGCCAGGCCGTGGGCGATTGCGTGGACTGCAATGCCTGCGTGGCGGTATGCCCGATGGGCATCGACATCCGCGACGGCCAGCAGCTTGAATGCATCACCTGCGCGCTCTGCATCGACGCCTGCGACGATGTCATGACCCGCCTCGGACGCGATCGCGGCCTGATCTCCTACACCACGCTGAACGACTACGACACCAACATGAAGCTGGCGACCGGGCCGCGCGGCATCGACCCATCACGGGTCCGGCGCCCCGAAGGTGGTTGGGTGGACGCGCTTCGGCACACCAATTGGCGGTCCGTCGTGCGGCTCCGCACGCTTGTCTACTTTGGTGTCTGGGGGCTGATTGGCCTCGCCATGCTGGTGGCCCTGTCCATGCGCAGCGAGCTTGGCCTGAACGTGCTGCACGATCGCAACCCGCTCTACGTCCTCCTTTCGGACGGCTCCATCCAGAATGGCTACGACGTCAAGATCCTCAACATGACCAACGCGCCGCGCGCGGTCACCTTCACGATCGAGGGGCTGCCTGGCGCCACGATCACCTCGCCGAACATGGCAGATGAAGCCACGACCGCGCTGTCGCTTCAGGTCGAGCCCGATCTGGTTCTGCCACTGCGCATCTATGTGCGCGCACCGGCAGGGGACCTGGCGGCCCGAACCGACTTTCTGATGACCGCCCGGGCCAGCGTCGGTGAGGCCATTGCCACCCAACAGGTGCGCTTCGAAGCGCCGGAGACTGTCAAATGA
- a CDS encoding FixH family protein, with protein MKTTAREFTGWHMLAIITAFFAVVIAVNLTMAISSMRTWTGLVVDNSYVESQRFNDKQHTIAAQRAAGWVVETSHADGSIVFSARDASGNTLMLDNVSAFVRRPVGGHDDTTLALEFRGNDYVGALDLAPGVWDITITTAPTALGMIEYESRVTVE; from the coding sequence ATGAAGACCACTGCCAGGGAGTTCACCGGCTGGCACATGCTGGCCATCATCACCGCCTTCTTTGCGGTGGTCATCGCGGTCAACCTGACCATGGCCATCTCGTCCATGCGCACCTGGACGGGCCTGGTGGTGGACAATTCCTATGTCGAGAGCCAGCGCTTCAACGACAAGCAACACACCATTGCCGCGCAGCGGGCCGCCGGCTGGGTGGTCGAGACCAGCCACGCCGATGGCAGCATCGTCTTCTCGGCGCGCGACGCCTCTGGCAACACCCTGATGCTCGACAATGTCTCGGCCTTTGTCCGCCGCCCCGTCGGCGGTCATGACGACACAACCCTCGCACTTGAATTCAGGGGCAATGACTATGTCGGTGCGCTTGACCTGGCTCCTGGCGTCTGGGACATCACCATCACCACCGCGCCCACCGCACTGGGGATGATCGAGTACGAATCTCGGGTCACCGTGGAATGA
- a CDS encoding heavy metal translocating P-type ATPase — MTLEASLPSLADGTPELLSELVRQNADGEREICFAVPDAYCATCIQSIETGLAQVPGVTGARVNLTRRQVTIRHDATADLAALGPAITRSGYRTFPVDPADVTARDPVLSELVRSLAVAGFAAGNIMLFSVSVWAGADQATRDLFHWLSALLALPAVAYAGRPFFRSAWSALRVSRTNMDVPITIGVLATTGLSLYETATSGAHAYFDASTMLLFFLLVGRTLDHMMRVRARSAVEGLSRLQPRAATRLLEDGRTQVIPLARILPGMILMLRAGDRVPVDGRLRTGPAQFDLAMVSGESHPLTLELGESLVAGAAVLDRPVEIEVLRTADQSFLSRMTEMMRAAEDVRTRYRRLADRVAALYAPVIHVTAAATLAGWLLAGASLHTALLHAVSVLIITCPCALALAVPIVHVVAAGRLFGAGILVRDGAALEKLSRVHMAAFDKTGTITQGRPQLLADPDLPPDLLRRAAWLASGSNHPLSRALVEACPDPLQFTGEITETPGAGVAAHDGIDIWRLGNADFCGAEDDVAGTGSQVWLSRNGEVLARFQFNDIPRPEATEALRILTRQGVQATMLSGDRPVAVAAIAEAVGLTSFTPSMRPDDKVVAIETLRSQHGTVLMVGDGINDAPAMRAADVSMAPGSAADIGRAAADLVMTRNRLTDVPFAIAIARRADRLVRQNLLFSVAYNVVVLPLAIAGQVSPLIAAVAMSTSSLVVVLNAMRLKFGTTQR; from the coding sequence ATGACGCTTGAGGCGAGCCTTCCATCGCTGGCCGACGGCACGCCCGAGCTGCTGTCCGAGTTGGTTCGCCAAAACGCCGATGGCGAGCGCGAGATCTGCTTTGCGGTGCCCGATGCCTATTGCGCCACCTGCATCCAGTCCATCGAGACAGGATTGGCGCAGGTACCGGGCGTGACCGGCGCACGGGTCAATTTGACCCGCCGCCAGGTGACCATCCGCCACGACGCGACGGCGGACCTTGCAGCGCTGGGCCCCGCCATCACGAGGAGCGGCTACCGCACGTTTCCCGTCGATCCCGCCGACGTCACCGCCCGGGACCCGGTTCTTTCCGAACTGGTGCGCAGCCTGGCAGTGGCCGGGTTTGCGGCCGGCAACATCATGCTGTTTTCCGTCTCGGTCTGGGCCGGCGCGGACCAGGCAACGCGCGATCTCTTCCACTGGCTCTCGGCGCTGCTGGCCCTGCCGGCCGTGGCCTATGCCGGCCGGCCGTTCTTCCGCTCGGCATGGTCGGCTTTGCGGGTCAGCCGCACCAATATGGATGTGCCCATCACCATTGGCGTGCTCGCTACCACTGGGCTCAGCCTCTATGAGACCGCAACCAGCGGCGCGCATGCCTATTTCGACGCGTCCACCATGCTGCTGTTCTTCCTGCTCGTTGGCCGCACGCTCGACCACATGATGCGGGTGCGGGCCCGCAGTGCGGTCGAGGGCCTGTCGCGCCTGCAGCCCCGTGCCGCGACGCGACTGCTGGAGGACGGTCGAACCCAGGTGATCCCATTGGCTCGCATCCTGCCCGGGATGATCCTGATGTTGCGGGCCGGGGACCGCGTACCGGTAGATGGCCGCCTGCGGACAGGGCCGGCGCAGTTCGACCTGGCCATGGTCAGCGGAGAATCCCACCCCCTGACCCTCGAATTGGGCGAGAGCCTGGTCGCAGGCGCGGCCGTCCTCGACCGGCCGGTCGAGATCGAGGTGTTGCGCACGGCCGATCAATCCTTCCTCAGCCGCATGACCGAGATGATGCGCGCCGCCGAGGATGTGCGCACCCGCTATCGGCGGCTCGCCGACCGGGTGGCAGCGCTTTATGCGCCTGTCATTCATGTGACTGCAGCAGCGACGCTGGCCGGGTGGTTGCTGGCCGGCGCCTCCCTTCACACGGCGCTTCTGCATGCAGTTTCAGTGCTGATCATCACCTGCCCCTGCGCCCTGGCCCTCGCCGTGCCGATCGTGCATGTCGTGGCGGCCGGCAGGCTCTTCGGCGCCGGCATTCTGGTGCGCGACGGTGCCGCGCTGGAGAAGCTGAGCCGCGTCCATATGGCCGCCTTCGACAAGACCGGCACCATTACCCAGGGCCGGCCGCAGCTCTTGGCGGACCCCGACCTGCCCCCGGACCTGCTGCGCCGCGCCGCCTGGCTCGCCAGCGGCAGCAACCACCCCCTCTCCAGGGCTCTGGTCGAGGCTTGCCCCGACCCCCTGCAGTTCACTGGCGAAATCACCGAAACGCCTGGCGCCGGCGTCGCTGCCCACGACGGCATCGATATCTGGCGGCTGGGCAATGCCGATTTCTGCGGCGCCGAGGATGATGTCGCCGGAACGGGTAGCCAGGTCTGGCTGAGCCGCAATGGCGAGGTGCTGGCGCGCTTCCAGTTCAACGATATCCCGCGGCCCGAGGCCACTGAGGCCTTGCGCATCCTGACGCGCCAAGGAGTGCAGGCAACAATGCTTTCCGGCGACCGGCCGGTCGCTGTCGCCGCCATCGCCGAGGCCGTCGGCCTGACCAGCTTCACGCCTTCCATGCGCCCCGACGACAAGGTCGTGGCCATCGAAACTCTGCGGTCGCAGCACGGCACCGTGCTGATGGTCGGCGACGGCATCAACGATGCACCCGCCATGCGCGCCGCCGACGTCTCCATGGCTCCCGGGTCGGCCGCCGATATCGGGCGCGCCGCGGCCGACCTCGTGATGACCCGCAACCGCCTCACCGACGTGCCCTTCGCGATCGCCATCGCCCGCAGGGCGGACCGCCTGGTGCGGCAGAACCTGTTGTTCTCCGTGGCCTACAATGTCGTCGTGCTGCCGCTTGCCATCGCCGGCCAGGTGTCCCCGCTGATTGCGGCCGTGGCCATGTCCACCTCGTCGCTGGTCGTCGTCCTCAACGCCATGCGTCTCAAATTCGGCACCACGCAACGCTAG
- the ccoS gene encoding cbb3-type cytochrome oxidase assembly protein CcoS, which produces MSGLAILIPCALFLGLLALAAFSWALNSGQFDDIDGASQRVLLDHPGPTDTAGSTSEPVKRPAPPTPGPDTL; this is translated from the coding sequence ATGTCCGGTCTTGCCATTCTCATTCCCTGCGCACTGTTCCTGGGCCTGCTGGCCCTGGCCGCCTTTTCCTGGGCGCTCAATTCCGGCCAGTTTGACGACATTGACGGGGCCAGCCAACGGGTCCTGCTCGACCACCCCGGACCAACCGACACCGCTGGCTCAACCTCGGAACCGGTGAAAAGACCCGCACCGCCGACGCCCGGCCCTGACACCCTATAG
- a CDS encoding NAD-dependent succinate-semialdehyde dehydrogenase, with translation MTEIRELPLADKSLLVSQAYVAGQWIDAPEGKTFDVTDPFDGSCLARLPDLGPETVRHAIDVAHEVQRDWAGKTAKERSVVLRRWYDLIMANVDDLALILTSEQGKPLAEARGEIVSNAAYIEWFAEEAKRVNGDVIPGATPQQRILVLKQPVGVCAAITPWNFPNGMITRKAGPALAAGCTMILKPASQTPLSALALAVLAERAGVPKGAFSVVTGAAKPIGEEFCRNPKIAKITFTGSTGVGRWLMREAADGIKRLSLELGGNAPFIVFDDADLDAAVEGAMISKFRNAGQTCVCANRIYVQESVAEAFSAKMVAKVAEIRLGRGTEAGTQQGPLIDEKAVAKMEEHVADALAKGGTILAGGNRSSLGGNFFEPTVMTGITQAMKVAREETFAPLAPIISFKDEADVIAMANDSEFGLASYFYAKDMARVVRVAEALEAGMVGVNTGMLANEMAPFGGVKQSGLGREGSKYGIEGFLETKYVCLAGL, from the coding sequence ATGACCGAAATTCGCGAACTGCCCCTGGCCGACAAATCGCTCCTGGTTTCGCAGGCCTATGTTGCCGGCCAGTGGATCGATGCACCCGAGGGCAAGACGTTCGATGTCACCGATCCCTTCGATGGCTCATGCCTGGCGCGCCTGCCCGATCTTGGCCCGGAGACCGTTCGGCATGCGATCGACGTGGCGCATGAGGTGCAGCGGGACTGGGCCGGCAAGACGGCCAAGGAGCGGTCCGTGGTCCTCCGGCGCTGGTACGACCTGATCATGGCCAATGTCGATGATCTGGCCCTGATCCTAACCTCGGAGCAGGGGAAGCCGCTGGCGGAAGCCAGGGGCGAGATCGTCTCCAACGCCGCCTATATCGAGTGGTTCGCCGAGGAGGCCAAGCGCGTCAATGGCGATGTGATCCCCGGCGCAACGCCCCAGCAGCGCATCCTGGTGCTCAAGCAGCCCGTGGGGGTCTGTGCCGCCATAACACCCTGGAATTTCCCCAATGGCATGATCACGCGCAAGGCCGGTCCGGCCTTGGCGGCCGGTTGCACCATGATCCTGAAGCCGGCCTCGCAAACCCCGTTATCGGCCCTGGCGCTGGCCGTGCTGGCCGAGCGGGCCGGCGTGCCCAAGGGCGCGTTTTCCGTGGTGACTGGTGCTGCCAAGCCGATCGGCGAGGAGTTCTGCCGCAACCCCAAGATCGCCAAGATCACCTTTACCGGTTCGACCGGCGTGGGCCGCTGGTTGATGCGTGAAGCGGCCGACGGCATCAAGCGCCTGTCTCTCGAGCTCGGCGGCAATGCGCCGTTCATCGTTTTCGACGACGCCGATCTCGACGCGGCCGTCGAAGGGGCCATGATCTCCAAATTCCGCAATGCCGGCCAGACCTGCGTCTGTGCAAACCGCATCTACGTCCAGGAGAGCGTGGCCGAGGCCTTCTCCGCCAAGATGGTGGCAAAGGTTGCTGAAATCCGCCTGGGCCGGGGTACGGAAGCGGGCACGCAGCAGGGGCCGCTTATCGACGAGAAGGCGGTGGCCAAGATGGAAGAACACGTTGCTGATGCGCTGGCGAAAGGCGGGACGATCCTTGCCGGCGGCAATCGGTCCAGCCTGGGGGGCAATTTCTTCGAACCCACGGTCATGACCGGCATTACCCAGGCCATGAAGGTCGCCCGTGAGGAAACCTTCGCGCCATTGGCCCCGATCATTTCGTTCAAGGACGAGGCCGATGTCATCGCCATGGCCAATGACAGCGAGTTCGGGCTGGCGTCCTATTTCTATGCCAAGGACATGGCTCGCGTGGTTCGCGTCGCCGAAGCGCTCGAAGCAGGCATGGTCGGCGTCAATACCGGCATGCTGGCCAATGAAATGGCGCCCTTTGGTGGCGTCAAGCAGTCGGGTCTCGGGCGCGAGGGCTCCAAATACGGCATCGAGGGCTTCCTTGAAACCAAGTATGTCTGCCTGGCCGGTCTCTAG
- a CDS encoding TSUP family transporter has product MDWVNLVWLLLLAGAAAYVQTLTGFAFGLLMMAGVGMLNLIPLTDAAVVVGILTLVNAVQMLARGWREVAWDQFRLIIGPSLVLLFGGYFLLEYLADTNLDGLRLTLGLVIIVASIQLSLQPHPRKQLSRPQSFVVAGGLAGILGGMFSTAGPPLIYHMYRQPLPHAAIRQTLVLVFAINAMLRLVLVVGSGNWPGQTALWGVVAAPAVMALTYAARRWPPPLSPLAMRRVAFFLLLLSGVFLAIPALLNLIGVSP; this is encoded by the coding sequence ATGGATTGGGTGAACCTGGTCTGGCTGTTGCTGCTGGCAGGCGCGGCCGCCTATGTCCAGACCTTGACCGGCTTCGCCTTCGGCCTCCTGATGATGGCCGGGGTGGGGATGCTGAATCTCATTCCGCTGACCGACGCGGCCGTCGTCGTTGGCATATTGACGCTCGTCAATGCCGTCCAGATGCTGGCCAGGGGCTGGCGGGAGGTCGCCTGGGACCAGTTCCGCCTCATCATCGGACCGAGCCTGGTCCTGCTTTTCGGTGGCTATTTCCTGCTCGAATACCTGGCCGACACCAATCTGGACGGCCTGCGCCTGACGCTGGGCCTTGTGATCATCGTGGCCAGCATCCAGCTTTCGCTGCAGCCGCATCCCCGCAAGCAGCTATCTCGCCCGCAATCGTTCGTGGTAGCGGGTGGGCTGGCAGGGATATTGGGCGGGATGTTCTCGACCGCCGGCCCGCCGCTCATCTACCACATGTATCGTCAGCCATTGCCACATGCCGCGATCCGGCAAACATTGGTGCTGGTCTTTGCAATCAACGCGATGTTGCGGCTCGTGTTGGTGGTGGGATCGGGCAACTGGCCTGGGCAGACAGCGTTGTGGGGCGTGGTGGCAGCGCCCGCGGTGATGGCCCTTACCTATGCCGCAAGGCGCTGGCCGCCGCCATTGTCTCCGCTGGCCATGCGACGCGTGGCCTTTTTCCTCCTGCTGCTGTCCGGTGTATTCTTGGCAATCCCGGCCCTGCTTAATCTGATTGGAGTGTCCCCATGA